The proteins below are encoded in one region of Elusimicrobiota bacterium:
- the rplA gene encoding 50S ribosomal protein L1 — MSKRMKESEKLVDRAKLYSLAEAVKILRQFAKPKFDETVEIAVRLGIDAKQTDQTVRGTVSLPHGTGKTKKVVVIAKGEKVKEAETAGADFFGSEDMIEKISKGWMDFDAIVATPDIMKELSKLGKILGPRGLMPNPKIGTVTFDIAKTVKEIKAGRVEFKNDVQGIVHSVVGKLSFDENKIVENARAVISTVIALKPATSKGQYIKSIAISSTMGPGIKVTLEGN, encoded by the coding sequence ATGTCAAAGCGTATGAAAGAAAGTGAAAAACTCGTAGACAGAGCAAAATTGTATTCTCTGGCAGAAGCAGTAAAAATTCTCAGGCAATTTGCAAAACCGAAATTTGATGAAACAGTTGAAATTGCAGTTCGTCTTGGTATTGACGCAAAGCAAACTGACCAGACGGTAAGGGGAACAGTTTCGCTGCCTCATGGTACCGGTAAAACCAAGAAAGTTGTTGTTATTGCAAAAGGTGAAAAAGTAAAAGAAGCAGAAACAGCCGGCGCAGATTTTTTTGGAAGTGAGGATATGATTGAAAAAATATCAAAAGGTTGGATGGATTTTGATGCCATTGTTGCAACTCCTGATATTATGAAAGAACTTAGTAAACTGGGTAAAATCTTGGGTCCTCGCGGTCTTATGCCAAACCCGAAGATAGGAACAGTAACTTTTGATATTGCAAAAACAGTTAAAGAAATCAAGGCAGGACGTGTAGAGTTTAAAAATGACGTGCAAGGTATTGTGCATTCGGTTGTAGGTAAATTATCTTTTGATGAAAATAAAATTGTTGAAAATGCAAGAGCAGTAATTTCAACAGTAATAGCGTTAAAACCTGCCACGTCTAAAGGACAATATATAAAAAGTATTGCAATTTCTTCTACTATGGGTCCCGGAATAAAAGTAACACTTGAAGGTAATTAG
- a CDS encoding DUF2961 domain-containing protein, with the protein MLDIAKIKSAKTLRCSSWDKSGRNNDAWTIKPGETRVLADIKGTGCITHIWMTQRDGYRDVLIKIYWDGEKNPSVLCPLGDFFGLGNEIVNSYQSLLFTASTRRNNKFNHGCALNCYCPMPFNKSARIELVNEGKKEHGQYFYVDYELYDKPHSEDIAYFHAQFKRKNPCDGWGHEISVNTPQANIVNKERLAWENNYVILEAKGTGHYIGCNISVANFQGTWWGEGDDMIWVDGYKWPPDLHGTGSEDYFNQAWGMQSNAFLRNGSSVFEETMLKSPDKGSYYQTSYVFHIENPVRFKKEIKVTIEHGHGNHLSNEWSSVAYWYQKEPHLKFDILPAVKRKPVKLTIDGGWITDKASLTSPSPIKLNDEMKKMKALWKKKHK; encoded by the coding sequence ATGTTAGACATAGCTAAAATCAAAAGTGCAAAGACGCTCCGTTGTTCATCGTGGGATAAAAGCGGTAGAAATAATGATGCTTGGACTATTAAACCGGGAGAAACACGTGTTTTAGCTGACATCAAAGGAACTGGTTGCATAACACATATTTGGATGACCCAGCGGGATGGTTACCGTGACGTGCTTATCAAAATCTATTGGGATGGTGAAAAGAATCCGAGTGTTTTGTGCCCTTTGGGGGATTTTTTCGGGCTTGGTAACGAAATTGTAAATTCTTATCAATCTTTACTGTTTACTGCTTCAACTAGACGTAATAATAAGTTTAATCATGGCTGTGCATTGAATTGTTATTGCCCTATGCCGTTTAATAAATCTGCAAGAATTGAACTGGTTAACGAAGGTAAAAAAGAACACGGACAATACTTCTATGTTGATTATGAGTTATATGATAAACCGCATAGTGAAGATATAGCGTATTTTCATGCACAGTTCAAGCGAAAAAATCCCTGTGACGGTTGGGGACATGAAATTAGCGTAAATACACCCCAAGCCAATATTGTCAACAAGGAACGTTTAGCTTGGGAAAATAATTATGTTATTCTTGAAGCTAAAGGTACCGGGCATTATATCGGTTGTAATATCTCTGTTGCTAATTTTCAGGGAACATGGTGGGGTGAAGGTGATGATATGATTTGGGTTGACGGTTACAAATGGCCGCCGGACCTGCACGGAACCGGAAGTGAAGATTATTTTAACCAGGCGTGGGGTATGCAATCTAATGCATTTCTTAGAAATGGCAGTTCAGTTTTTGAAGAAACAATGCTTAAATCTCCGGATAAAGGTAGTTATTATCAAACATCATATGTTTTTCATATAGAAAATCCTGTCAGATTTAAGAAGGAAATAAAAGTAACGATAGAGCATGGCCACGGAAACCATCTTTCTAACGAATGGTCTTCTGTCGCTTATTGGTATCAGAAGGAGCCACACTTAAAGTTTGATATACTTCCAGCTGTAAAACGTAAACCCGTTAAATTGACGATTGACGGCGGATGGATTACTGATAAAGCATCTTTGACATCACCGTCACCGATAAAACTTAATGATGAAATGAAAAAAATGAAAGCGTTATGGAAGAAAAAACATAAATAG